In Pseudomonas poae, a single genomic region encodes these proteins:
- a CDS encoding MetQ/NlpA family ABC transporter substrate-binding protein, translated as MKKSLAILAAVLSFNAFANETLVVGATPVPHAEILEFVKPVLAKEGVDLQIKVFTDFIQPNQQLALKNIDANYYQYRPFLDDYNKTRHTDLVPVVGVHIEPFGAYSTRIKNISELKDGATVSIPNDPVNTGRALVLLDEAGLIKLKDPSNTLSTPRDIAENPKHLKIRELEGALLARSVSQVDLAFVFANYALEAGIDTNSALIVEKGKSLYVEYLVARPDNINDPRIQKLAKALNSDEVRQFILTRYKGQIAPGF; from the coding sequence ATGAAAAAGTCCCTGGCCATCTTGGCCGCTGTCCTGTCGTTCAATGCCTTTGCCAACGAAACGTTGGTGGTGGGCGCTACACCCGTGCCGCACGCGGAGATCCTGGAATTCGTCAAACCGGTACTGGCCAAGGAAGGCGTGGACCTGCAGATCAAAGTCTTCACCGACTTTATCCAGCCCAACCAGCAACTGGCGTTGAAGAACATCGACGCCAACTACTACCAGTACCGCCCGTTCCTAGATGATTACAACAAGACCCGCCACACCGACCTGGTGCCGGTAGTGGGCGTGCATATCGAACCGTTTGGTGCGTACTCGACGCGCATCAAGAACATCTCGGAGTTGAAAGACGGCGCCACCGTGTCGATCCCCAACGACCCGGTCAACACTGGTCGTGCCTTGGTGCTGCTTGACGAGGCGGGCCTGATCAAACTCAAGGACCCGAGCAACACCCTGAGCACTCCGCGGGATATCGCGGAAAACCCCAAGCACCTGAAAATCCGTGAGCTGGAAGGTGCATTGCTGGCGCGTTCGGTGAGTCAGGTGGATTTGGCGTTCGTGTTTGCCAACTACGCGCTGGAAGCGGGGATCGATACCAACAGTGCGTTGATCGTGGAAAAGGGCAAGTCGCTGTACGTCGAGTACCTGGTGGCGCGGCCGGACAACATCAACGATCCGCGCATTCAGAAGCTGGCCAAGGCGTTGAATTCCGATGAAGTGCGCCAGTTCATCCTGACCCGCTACAAGGGCCAGATTGCTCCGGGGTTCTAA